The Symphalangus syndactylus isolate Jambi chromosome 8, NHGRI_mSymSyn1-v2.1_pri, whole genome shotgun sequence genome includes a window with the following:
- the ATG9A gene encoding autophagy-related protein 9A isoform X2 encodes MAQFDTEYQRLEASYSDSPPGEEDLLVHVAEGSKSPWHHIENLDLFFSRVYNLHQKNGFTCMLIGEIFELMQFLFVVAFTTFLVSCVDYDILFANKMVNHSLHPTEPVKVTLPDAFLPAQVCSARIQENGSLITILVIAGVFWIHRLIKFIYNICCYWEIHSFYLHALRIPMSALPYCTWQEVQARIVQTQKEHQICIHKRELTELDIYHRILRFQNYMVALVNKSLLPLRFRLPGLGEAVFFTRGLKYNFELILFWGPGSLFLNEWSLKAEYKRGGQRLELAQRLSNRILWIGIANFLLCPLILIWQILYAFFSYAEVLKREPGALGARCWSLYGRCYLRHFNELEHELQSRLNRGYKPASKYMNCFLSPLLTLLAKNGAFFAGSILAVLIALTIYDEDVLAVEHVLTTVTLLGVTVTVCRSFIPDQHMVFCPEQLLRVILAHIHYMPDHWQGNAHRSQTRDEFAQLFQYKAVFILEELLSPIVTPLILIFCLRPRALEIIDFFRNFTVEVVGVGDTCSFAQMDVRQHGHPQWLSAGQTEASVYQQAEDGKTELSLMHFAITNPGWQPPRESTAFLGFLKEQVQRDGAAASLAQGGLLPENALFTSIQSLQSESEPLSLIANVVAGSSCRGPPLPRDLQGSRHRAEVASALRSFSPLQPGQVPTGRAHSTMTGSGVDARTASSGSSVWEGQLQSLVLSEYASTEMSLHALYMHQLHKQQAQAEPERHVWHRRESDESGESAPDEGGEGARAPQSIPRSASYPCAAPRPGAPETTALHGGFQRRYGGITDPGTVPRAPSHFSRLPLGGWAEDGQSASRHPEPVPEEGSEDELPPQVHKV; translated from the exons ATGGCGCAGTTTGACACTGAATACCAGCGCCTAGAGGCCTCCTATAGTGATTCACCCCCAGGGGAGGAGGACCTGTTGGTGCACGTCGCCGAGGGGAGCAAGT CACCTTGGCACCATATTGAAAACCTTGACCTCTTCTTCTCTCGA GTTTATAATCTGCACCAGAAGAATGGCTTCACATGTATGCTCATTGGGGAGATCTTTGAGCTCAT GCAGTTTCTCTTTGTGGTTGCCTTCACTACCTTCTTGGTCAGCTGCGTGGACTATGACATCCTATTTGCCAACAAGATGGTGAACCACAGTCTTCACCCTACCGAACCCGTCAAGGTCACTCTGCCAGACGCCTTTTTGCCTGCTCAAGTCTGTAGTGCCAG GATTCAGGAAAATGGCTCCCTTATCACCATCCTGGTCATTGCTGGTGTCTTCTGGATCCACCGGCTTATCAAGTTCATCTATAACATTTGCTGCTACTGGGAGATCCACTCCTTCTACCTGCATGCTCTGCGCATCCCTATG TCTGCCCTTCCGTATTGCACATGGCAGGAAGTGCAGGCCCGGATCGTGCAGACACAGAAGGAGCATCAGATCTGCATCCATAAACGTGAGCTGACAGAACTGGACATCTACCACCGCATCCTCCGTTTCCAGAACTACATGGTGGCACTGGTTAACAAATCCCTCCTGCCTCTGCGCTTCCGCCTGCCTGGGCTCGGGGAAGCCGTCTTCTTCACCCGTGGCCTCAAGTACAACTTTGAGCTGATCCTCTTCTGGGGTCCTGGCTCTCTGTTTCTCAATGAATGGAGCCTCAAGGCCGAGTACAAACGTGGGGGGCAACGGCTAGAGCTGGCCCAGCGCCTCAGCAACCGCATCCTGTGGATTGGCATTGCTAACTTCCTGCTGTGCCCCCTCATCCTCATATGGCAAATCCTGTATGCCTTCTTCAGCTATGCTGAGGTGCTGAAGCGGGAGCCGGGGGCCCTGGGAGCACGCTGCTGGTCACTCTATGGCCGCTGCTACCTCCGCCACTTCAACGAGCTGGAGCACGAGCTGCAGTCCCGCCTCAACCGTGGCTACAAGCCTGCCTCCAAGTACATGAATTGCTTCTTGTCACCTCTTTTGACACTGCTGGCCAAGAATGGAGCCTTCTTCGCTGGCTCCATCCTGGCTGTGCTTATTGCCCTCACCATTTATGACGAAGATGTGTTGGCTGTGGAACATGTGCTGACCACCGTCACACTCCTGGGGGTCACCGTGACCGTGTGCAG GTCCTTTATCCCGGACCAGCACATGGTGTTCTGCCCTGAGCAGCTGCTCCGCGTGATCCTCGCTCACATCCACTACATGCCTGACCACTGGCAGGGTAATGCCCACCGCTCGCAGACCCGGGACGAGTTTGCCCAGCTCTTCCAGTACAAGGCA GTGTTCATTTTGGAAGAGTTGCTGAGCCCCATTGTCACACCCCTCATCCTCATCTTCTGCCTGCGCCCACGGGCCCTGGAGATTATAGACTTCTTCCGAAACTTCACTGTGGAGGTCGTTGGTGTGGGAGATACCTGCTCCTTTGCTCAGATGGATGTTCGCCAGCATGGTCATCCCCAG TGGCTATCTGCTGGGCAGACAGAGGCCTCAGTGTACCAGCAAGCTGAGGATGGAAAGACAGAGTTGTCACTCATGCACTTTGCCATCACCAACCCTGGCTGGCAGCCACCACGTGAGAGCACAGCCTTCCTAGGCTTCCTCAAAGAGCAGGTTCAGCGGGATGGAGCAGCTGCTAGCCTCGCCCAAGGGGGTCTGCTCCCTGAAAATGCCCTCTTTACGTCTATCCAGTCCTTACAATCTGAGTCTGAG CCCCTGAGCCTTATTGCAAATGTGGTAGCTGGCTCATCCTGCCGGGGCCCTCCACTGCCCAGAGACCTGCAGGGCTCCAGGCACAGGGCTGAAGTGGCCTCTGCCCTGCGCTCCTTCTCCCCGCTGCAACCCGGGCAGGTGCCCACAGGCCGGGCTCACAGCACCATGACAGGCTCTGG GGTGGATGCCAGGACAGCCAGCTCTGGGAGCAGCGTGTGGGAAGGACAGCTGCAGAGCCTGGTGCTGTCAGAATACGCGTCCACAGAGATGAGCCTGCATGCCCTCTATATGCACCAG CTCCACAAGCAGCAGGCCCAGGCTGAACCTGAGCGGCATGTATGGCACCGCCGGGAGAGTGATGAGAGTGGAGAAAGCGCCCCTGATGAAGGGGGAGAGGGCGCCCGGGCCCCCCAGTCTATCCCTCGCTCTGCCAGCTATCCCTGTGCAGCACCCCGGCCTGGAGCTCCCGAGACCACCGCCCTGCACGGGGGCTTCCAGAGGCGCTACGGCGGCATCACAG ATCCTGGCACAGTGCCCCGGGCTCCCTCTCATTTCTCTCGGCTGCCTCTTGGAGGGTGGGCGGAAGACGGGCAGTCGGCATCAAGGCACCCTGAGCCCGTGCCCGAAGAGGGTTCGGAGGATGAGCTACCCCCTCAGGTGCACAAG GTATAG
- the ATG9A gene encoding autophagy-related protein 9A isoform X3 — translation MVNHSLHPTEPVKVTLPDAFLPAQVCSARIQENGSLITILVIAGVFWIHRLIKFIYNICCYWEIHSFYLHALRIPMSALPYCTWQEVQARIVQTQKEHQICIHKRELTELDIYHRILRFQNYMVALVNKSLLPLRFRLPGLGEAVFFTRGLKYNFELILFWGPGSLFLNEWSLKAEYKRGGQRLELAQRLSNRILWIGIANFLLCPLILIWQILYAFFSYAEVLKREPGALGARCWSLYGRCYLRHFNELEHELQSRLNRGYKPASKYMNCFLSPLLTLLAKNGAFFAGSILAVLIALTIYDEDVLAVEHVLTTVTLLGVTVTVCRSFIPDQHMVFCPEQLLRVILAHIHYMPDHWQGNAHRSQTRDEFAQLFQYKAVFILEELLSPIVTPLILIFCLRPRALEIIDFFRNFTVEVVGVGDTCSFAQMDVRQHGHPQWLSAGQTEASVYQQAEDGKTELSLMHFAITNPGWQPPRESTAFLGFLKEQVQRDGAAASLAQGGLLPENALFTSIQSLQSESEPLSLIANVVAGSSCRGPPLPRDLQGSRHRAEVASALRSFSPLQPGQVPTGRAHSTMTGSGVDARTASSGSSVWEGQLQSLVLSEYASTEMSLHALYMHQLHKQQAQAEPERHVWHRRESDESGESAPDEGGEGARAPQSIPRSASYPCAAPRPGAPETTALHGGFQRRYGGITDPGTVPRAPSHFSRLPLGGWAEDGQSASRHPEPVPEEGSEDELPPQVHKVRAPEPRKNCQKS, via the exons ATGGTGAACCACAGTCTTCACCCTACCGAACCCGTCAAGGTCACTCTGCCAGACGCCTTTTTGCCTGCTCAAGTCTGTAGTGCCAG GATTCAGGAAAATGGCTCCCTTATCACCATCCTGGTCATTGCTGGTGTCTTCTGGATCCACCGGCTTATCAAGTTCATCTATAACATTTGCTGCTACTGGGAGATCCACTCCTTCTACCTGCATGCTCTGCGCATCCCTATG TCTGCCCTTCCGTATTGCACATGGCAGGAAGTGCAGGCCCGGATCGTGCAGACACAGAAGGAGCATCAGATCTGCATCCATAAACGTGAGCTGACAGAACTGGACATCTACCACCGCATCCTCCGTTTCCAGAACTACATGGTGGCACTGGTTAACAAATCCCTCCTGCCTCTGCGCTTCCGCCTGCCTGGGCTCGGGGAAGCCGTCTTCTTCACCCGTGGCCTCAAGTACAACTTTGAGCTGATCCTCTTCTGGGGTCCTGGCTCTCTGTTTCTCAATGAATGGAGCCTCAAGGCCGAGTACAAACGTGGGGGGCAACGGCTAGAGCTGGCCCAGCGCCTCAGCAACCGCATCCTGTGGATTGGCATTGCTAACTTCCTGCTGTGCCCCCTCATCCTCATATGGCAAATCCTGTATGCCTTCTTCAGCTATGCTGAGGTGCTGAAGCGGGAGCCGGGGGCCCTGGGAGCACGCTGCTGGTCACTCTATGGCCGCTGCTACCTCCGCCACTTCAACGAGCTGGAGCACGAGCTGCAGTCCCGCCTCAACCGTGGCTACAAGCCTGCCTCCAAGTACATGAATTGCTTCTTGTCACCTCTTTTGACACTGCTGGCCAAGAATGGAGCCTTCTTCGCTGGCTCCATCCTGGCTGTGCTTATTGCCCTCACCATTTATGACGAAGATGTGTTGGCTGTGGAACATGTGCTGACCACCGTCACACTCCTGGGGGTCACCGTGACCGTGTGCAG GTCCTTTATCCCGGACCAGCACATGGTGTTCTGCCCTGAGCAGCTGCTCCGCGTGATCCTCGCTCACATCCACTACATGCCTGACCACTGGCAGGGTAATGCCCACCGCTCGCAGACCCGGGACGAGTTTGCCCAGCTCTTCCAGTACAAGGCA GTGTTCATTTTGGAAGAGTTGCTGAGCCCCATTGTCACACCCCTCATCCTCATCTTCTGCCTGCGCCCACGGGCCCTGGAGATTATAGACTTCTTCCGAAACTTCACTGTGGAGGTCGTTGGTGTGGGAGATACCTGCTCCTTTGCTCAGATGGATGTTCGCCAGCATGGTCATCCCCAG TGGCTATCTGCTGGGCAGACAGAGGCCTCAGTGTACCAGCAAGCTGAGGATGGAAAGACAGAGTTGTCACTCATGCACTTTGCCATCACCAACCCTGGCTGGCAGCCACCACGTGAGAGCACAGCCTTCCTAGGCTTCCTCAAAGAGCAGGTTCAGCGGGATGGAGCAGCTGCTAGCCTCGCCCAAGGGGGTCTGCTCCCTGAAAATGCCCTCTTTACGTCTATCCAGTCCTTACAATCTGAGTCTGAG CCCCTGAGCCTTATTGCAAATGTGGTAGCTGGCTCATCCTGCCGGGGCCCTCCACTGCCCAGAGACCTGCAGGGCTCCAGGCACAGGGCTGAAGTGGCCTCTGCCCTGCGCTCCTTCTCCCCGCTGCAACCCGGGCAGGTGCCCACAGGCCGGGCTCACAGCACCATGACAGGCTCTGG GGTGGATGCCAGGACAGCCAGCTCTGGGAGCAGCGTGTGGGAAGGACAGCTGCAGAGCCTGGTGCTGTCAGAATACGCGTCCACAGAGATGAGCCTGCATGCCCTCTATATGCACCAG CTCCACAAGCAGCAGGCCCAGGCTGAACCTGAGCGGCATGTATGGCACCGCCGGGAGAGTGATGAGAGTGGAGAAAGCGCCCCTGATGAAGGGGGAGAGGGCGCCCGGGCCCCCCAGTCTATCCCTCGCTCTGCCAGCTATCCCTGTGCAGCACCCCGGCCTGGAGCTCCCGAGACCACCGCCCTGCACGGGGGCTTCCAGAGGCGCTACGGCGGCATCACAG ATCCTGGCACAGTGCCCCGGGCTCCCTCTCATTTCTCTCGGCTGCCTCTTGGAGGGTGGGCGGAAGACGGGCAGTCGGCATCAAGGCACCCTGAGCCCGTGCCCGAAGAGGGTTCGGAGGATGAGCTACCCCCTCAGGTGCACAAGGTAAGGGCCCCGGAGCCCAGGAAAAACTGCCAGAAATCATAA
- the ATG9A gene encoding autophagy-related protein 9A isoform X1: MAQFDTEYQRLEASYSDSPPGEEDLLVHVAEGSKSPWHHIENLDLFFSRVYNLHQKNGFTCMLIGEIFELMQFLFVVAFTTFLVSCVDYDILFANKMVNHSLHPTEPVKVTLPDAFLPAQVCSARIQENGSLITILVIAGVFWIHRLIKFIYNICCYWEIHSFYLHALRIPMSALPYCTWQEVQARIVQTQKEHQICIHKRELTELDIYHRILRFQNYMVALVNKSLLPLRFRLPGLGEAVFFTRGLKYNFELILFWGPGSLFLNEWSLKAEYKRGGQRLELAQRLSNRILWIGIANFLLCPLILIWQILYAFFSYAEVLKREPGALGARCWSLYGRCYLRHFNELEHELQSRLNRGYKPASKYMNCFLSPLLTLLAKNGAFFAGSILAVLIALTIYDEDVLAVEHVLTTVTLLGVTVTVCRSFIPDQHMVFCPEQLLRVILAHIHYMPDHWQGNAHRSQTRDEFAQLFQYKAVFILEELLSPIVTPLILIFCLRPRALEIIDFFRNFTVEVVGVGDTCSFAQMDVRQHGHPQWLSAGQTEASVYQQAEDGKTELSLMHFAITNPGWQPPRESTAFLGFLKEQVQRDGAAASLAQGGLLPENALFTSIQSLQSESEPLSLIANVVAGSSCRGPPLPRDLQGSRHRAEVASALRSFSPLQPGQVPTGRAHSTMTGSGVDARTASSGSSVWEGQLQSLVLSEYASTEMSLHALYMHQLHKQQAQAEPERHVWHRRESDESGESAPDEGGEGARAPQSIPRSASYPCAAPRPGAPETTALHGGFQRRYGGITDPGTVPRAPSHFSRLPLGGWAEDGQSASRHPEPVPEEGSEDELPPQVHKVRAPEPRKNCQKS, from the exons ATGGCGCAGTTTGACACTGAATACCAGCGCCTAGAGGCCTCCTATAGTGATTCACCCCCAGGGGAGGAGGACCTGTTGGTGCACGTCGCCGAGGGGAGCAAGT CACCTTGGCACCATATTGAAAACCTTGACCTCTTCTTCTCTCGA GTTTATAATCTGCACCAGAAGAATGGCTTCACATGTATGCTCATTGGGGAGATCTTTGAGCTCAT GCAGTTTCTCTTTGTGGTTGCCTTCACTACCTTCTTGGTCAGCTGCGTGGACTATGACATCCTATTTGCCAACAAGATGGTGAACCACAGTCTTCACCCTACCGAACCCGTCAAGGTCACTCTGCCAGACGCCTTTTTGCCTGCTCAAGTCTGTAGTGCCAG GATTCAGGAAAATGGCTCCCTTATCACCATCCTGGTCATTGCTGGTGTCTTCTGGATCCACCGGCTTATCAAGTTCATCTATAACATTTGCTGCTACTGGGAGATCCACTCCTTCTACCTGCATGCTCTGCGCATCCCTATG TCTGCCCTTCCGTATTGCACATGGCAGGAAGTGCAGGCCCGGATCGTGCAGACACAGAAGGAGCATCAGATCTGCATCCATAAACGTGAGCTGACAGAACTGGACATCTACCACCGCATCCTCCGTTTCCAGAACTACATGGTGGCACTGGTTAACAAATCCCTCCTGCCTCTGCGCTTCCGCCTGCCTGGGCTCGGGGAAGCCGTCTTCTTCACCCGTGGCCTCAAGTACAACTTTGAGCTGATCCTCTTCTGGGGTCCTGGCTCTCTGTTTCTCAATGAATGGAGCCTCAAGGCCGAGTACAAACGTGGGGGGCAACGGCTAGAGCTGGCCCAGCGCCTCAGCAACCGCATCCTGTGGATTGGCATTGCTAACTTCCTGCTGTGCCCCCTCATCCTCATATGGCAAATCCTGTATGCCTTCTTCAGCTATGCTGAGGTGCTGAAGCGGGAGCCGGGGGCCCTGGGAGCACGCTGCTGGTCACTCTATGGCCGCTGCTACCTCCGCCACTTCAACGAGCTGGAGCACGAGCTGCAGTCCCGCCTCAACCGTGGCTACAAGCCTGCCTCCAAGTACATGAATTGCTTCTTGTCACCTCTTTTGACACTGCTGGCCAAGAATGGAGCCTTCTTCGCTGGCTCCATCCTGGCTGTGCTTATTGCCCTCACCATTTATGACGAAGATGTGTTGGCTGTGGAACATGTGCTGACCACCGTCACACTCCTGGGGGTCACCGTGACCGTGTGCAG GTCCTTTATCCCGGACCAGCACATGGTGTTCTGCCCTGAGCAGCTGCTCCGCGTGATCCTCGCTCACATCCACTACATGCCTGACCACTGGCAGGGTAATGCCCACCGCTCGCAGACCCGGGACGAGTTTGCCCAGCTCTTCCAGTACAAGGCA GTGTTCATTTTGGAAGAGTTGCTGAGCCCCATTGTCACACCCCTCATCCTCATCTTCTGCCTGCGCCCACGGGCCCTGGAGATTATAGACTTCTTCCGAAACTTCACTGTGGAGGTCGTTGGTGTGGGAGATACCTGCTCCTTTGCTCAGATGGATGTTCGCCAGCATGGTCATCCCCAG TGGCTATCTGCTGGGCAGACAGAGGCCTCAGTGTACCAGCAAGCTGAGGATGGAAAGACAGAGTTGTCACTCATGCACTTTGCCATCACCAACCCTGGCTGGCAGCCACCACGTGAGAGCACAGCCTTCCTAGGCTTCCTCAAAGAGCAGGTTCAGCGGGATGGAGCAGCTGCTAGCCTCGCCCAAGGGGGTCTGCTCCCTGAAAATGCCCTCTTTACGTCTATCCAGTCCTTACAATCTGAGTCTGAG CCCCTGAGCCTTATTGCAAATGTGGTAGCTGGCTCATCCTGCCGGGGCCCTCCACTGCCCAGAGACCTGCAGGGCTCCAGGCACAGGGCTGAAGTGGCCTCTGCCCTGCGCTCCTTCTCCCCGCTGCAACCCGGGCAGGTGCCCACAGGCCGGGCTCACAGCACCATGACAGGCTCTGG GGTGGATGCCAGGACAGCCAGCTCTGGGAGCAGCGTGTGGGAAGGACAGCTGCAGAGCCTGGTGCTGTCAGAATACGCGTCCACAGAGATGAGCCTGCATGCCCTCTATATGCACCAG CTCCACAAGCAGCAGGCCCAGGCTGAACCTGAGCGGCATGTATGGCACCGCCGGGAGAGTGATGAGAGTGGAGAAAGCGCCCCTGATGAAGGGGGAGAGGGCGCCCGGGCCCCCCAGTCTATCCCTCGCTCTGCCAGCTATCCCTGTGCAGCACCCCGGCCTGGAGCTCCCGAGACCACCGCCCTGCACGGGGGCTTCCAGAGGCGCTACGGCGGCATCACAG ATCCTGGCACAGTGCCCCGGGCTCCCTCTCATTTCTCTCGGCTGCCTCTTGGAGGGTGGGCGGAAGACGGGCAGTCGGCATCAAGGCACCCTGAGCCCGTGCCCGAAGAGGGTTCGGAGGATGAGCTACCCCCTCAGGTGCACAAGGTAAGGGCCCCGGAGCCCAGGAAAAACTGCCAGAAATCATAA